The Nocardioides salarius genome includes a region encoding these proteins:
- a CDS encoding ABC transporter ATP-binding protein gives MYFPVKSSGVVRRTIGHVQAVDGISFEVPKGGSLGLVGESGCGKSTTGRLITRLYEPTGGSMHFGEDRVDLAKLSNRAMKPLRRDVQMIFQDPYTSLNPRHTVGSIVGAPLSVHKVVPQNKIKDRVKELLEVVGLNPEHYNRYPNEFSGGQRQRIGIARALTLNPKLLVADEPVSALDVSIQAQVINLLQELQAEMGIAFLFIAHDLAIVRHFCPEVAVMYLGKIVEIADRETIYGSAHHPYTQALLSAVPDVKQAAIGGRRERIRLEGDVPSPINPPSGCRFRTRCHLAQDICAKVEPPLLQIGPRHKVACHFAGELGDAPRTPVTSGLLGVDAQGSPDPGVTPEDLATGPGYEKRWFDVKSRQMVSA, from the coding sequence ATGTACTTCCCGGTGAAGTCCTCGGGCGTCGTGCGTCGCACCATCGGCCACGTCCAGGCCGTCGACGGGATCAGCTTCGAGGTGCCCAAGGGCGGCTCGCTGGGCCTGGTGGGGGAGTCGGGCTGCGGCAAGTCGACCACCGGCCGACTCATCACCCGCCTCTACGAGCCGACGGGCGGCTCGATGCACTTCGGCGAGGACCGGGTCGACCTGGCGAAGCTGTCGAACCGCGCCATGAAGCCGCTGCGCCGCGACGTGCAGATGATCTTCCAGGACCCCTACACCTCGCTGAACCCGCGCCACACCGTCGGGTCGATCGTCGGGGCGCCGCTGTCGGTGCACAAGGTGGTGCCGCAGAACAAGATCAAGGACCGCGTCAAGGAGCTCCTCGAGGTCGTGGGCCTCAACCCGGAGCACTACAACCGCTACCCCAACGAGTTCTCCGGCGGGCAGCGCCAGCGCATCGGCATCGCCCGCGCGCTCACGCTGAACCCCAAGCTGCTGGTGGCCGACGAGCCGGTCTCCGCGCTCGACGTCTCGATCCAGGCCCAGGTGATCAACCTGCTCCAGGAGCTGCAGGCCGAGATGGGCATCGCGTTCCTGTTCATCGCCCACGACCTGGCGATCGTGCGGCACTTCTGCCCCGAGGTCGCGGTGATGTACCTGGGCAAGATCGTCGAGATCGCCGACCGCGAGACGATCTACGGCTCCGCGCACCACCCGTACACGCAGGCGCTGCTCTCGGCGGTGCCCGACGTGAAGCAGGCGGCCATCGGGGGCCGCCGCGAGCGGATCCGGCTCGAGGGCGACGTGCCCAGCCCGATCAACCCGCCGTCGGGCTGCCGCTTCCGCACCCGCTGCCACCTGGCCCAGGACATCTGCGCCAAGGTCGAGCCGCCGCTGCTGCAGATCGGTCCGCGCCACAAGGTGGCCTGCCACTTCGCCGGCGAGCTGGGCGACGCGCCGCGCACCCCGGTCACCTCCGGGCTGCTGGGCGTCGACGCCCAGGGCAGCCCGGACCCCGGGGTCACGCCCGAGGACCTGGCCACCGGTCCCGGCTACGAGAAGCGCTGGTTCGACGTGAAGTCGAGGCAGATGGTCTCGGCCTGA
- a CDS encoding ABC transporter ATP-binding protein — protein MSATEPFLVVEDLTVRFPTEDGMVTAVQDLSYSVEQGKTLGIVGESGSGKSVSSMAVLGLHDARTARITGSIRVDGQEVVGLNEAGLRKLRGRQIAMIFQDALAALHPFYKIGGQLAEAYLVHHPKATKREARRKAVEMLDRVGIPQPDRRVDDFPHQFSGGMRQRAMIAMGLINDPSLLIADEPTTALDVTVQAQILDLLQDLQSEFNSAVIIITHDLGVIAEMADDVLVMYAGRGVEYGPGKEILTRPQMPYTWGLLSSVPDVTGDTDSKLIPIPGNPPSLLNPPTGCAFHPRCVHSDKVEGDLCATTMPAFEQGNSGVGHLKRCHLRDPEVIFEREVLPVIAPELLEEK, from the coding sequence GTGAGCGCCACCGAACCGTTCCTCGTGGTGGAGGACCTCACGGTCCGCTTCCCGACCGAGGACGGCATGGTCACGGCCGTGCAGGACCTCAGCTACTCCGTGGAGCAGGGCAAGACCCTCGGCATCGTGGGGGAGTCGGGCTCCGGCAAGTCGGTCTCCTCCATGGCCGTCCTGGGCCTGCACGACGCCCGCACCGCCCGCATCACCGGCTCGATCCGCGTCGACGGCCAGGAGGTCGTGGGCCTCAACGAGGCGGGGCTGCGCAAGCTGCGCGGGCGCCAGATCGCGATGATCTTCCAGGACGCCCTGGCCGCGCTGCACCCCTTCTACAAGATCGGCGGCCAGCTCGCCGAGGCCTACCTGGTCCACCACCCCAAGGCCACCAAGCGCGAGGCCCGCCGCAAGGCCGTGGAGATGCTCGACCGCGTCGGCATCCCGCAGCCCGACCGCCGCGTCGACGACTTCCCCCACCAGTTCTCCGGCGGCATGCGCCAGCGCGCGATGATCGCGATGGGGCTGATCAACGACCCGTCGCTGCTGATCGCCGACGAGCCGACCACCGCGCTCGACGTGACGGTGCAGGCGCAGATCCTCGACCTGCTCCAGGACCTGCAGAGCGAGTTCAACTCCGCGGTCATCATCATCACCCACGACCTCGGCGTGATCGCCGAGATGGCCGACGACGTGCTGGTCATGTACGCCGGTCGCGGCGTGGAGTACGGCCCGGGCAAGGAGATCCTGACCCGGCCGCAGATGCCCTACACCTGGGGCCTGCTCTCCTCGGTGCCCGACGTCACGGGTGACACCGACTCCAAGCTGATCCCGATCCCCGGCAACCCGCCGAGCCTGCTCAACCCGCCGACCGGGTGCGCCTTCCACCCCCGCTGCGTGCACTCCGACAAGGTCGAGGGCGACCTGTGCGCCACCACGATGCCCGCCTTCGAGCAGGGCAACAGCGGCGTCGGACACCTCAAGCGCTGCCACCTGCGCGACCCCGAGGTGATCTTCGAGCGCGAGGTCCTGCCCGTCATCGCCCCTGAGCTGCTCGAGGAGAAGTGA